In Mangifera indica cultivar Alphonso chromosome 7, CATAS_Mindica_2.1, whole genome shotgun sequence, the genomic window CTTCTTCCAAGAATGAACTGGGTTTCCTCTCAAACAAAGGattaaacaagaagaaagatatGAGAAAGCTCTTGAAAACATAATTCAAGGAAAGCCATGCAACCTACCAATTTAATATTGTGTAAACCCCTATCCTAAATAATTTAGGTTTTTGCTATTAgctgttttaattatttgaaaggATACGTCCAGAACAGTACGAACGActgcaaaaatatataaacagaaAGTTAATCGCCATGATCATTGAACAATATGATAAAAGGATTTATGAGAGGAAACATGCAAAACAGTTTATTTTGGTCAATCATTGTTCCAGGAACATATAAGAGAAAGGAACATTTCAATTTATCCTAAACACATTCATTCAGATATGGAATGaacaacataaaacaaaaagCAGTGAGTTCTGAAAGTAAACTATTCTACTATACAGAGAATTGCTATTAAAGGGGAGAAAGCTACACAAACAAGTGTAAATTCTTttagatctttcatttcaaaaggaaaaaaaaattagtagaaGGTAGAGAAGTGTACCATAAGGCCACCGGTGAAGCCATCAAGTAGAATCCGGTTCCAGCTGTCAAAGTATAAATGAACTGAAAATTTTGCCTTGGTTATGAGTCCAATAGAAGCCATTGCCatgataagaaaataaaaaatgaatccAGTGAGGCCAGTGAATCCCAAGATTCCAGCGATGGCCCCAccaattatagataaaaatgtCCGACTGCAATGAAGAGAAAAACATGGTTATGTTTCAGCACCAACATAGATGATGTGCTGCAAAATATGCACAGCAAATCTTTTAATACCCTGATACAGTAATCACTAACTCAATCAATAGCCATGAGGCCCATGATCCAGTTTGAACATTTATTAAGATAACTTCCCATTGTGTTAAAGccaattttaaagaattttaatctCTCTTTCTGATATGATCTCAAGTGCAAGCTATGAGATTTGGATTTCACATCAAAAAGTATAAGGTTTtggtgtggggtttatatgatttGGGCTATTCAATTTCAATAGTTAATTTTTGGAGTGTGACTCTctcaaaattcatataatttgggACCACAACCACTATCACGTCTCCCAACTGTAATTATGCAACACGGGTGGTGATGTCAACATTACGACATTTTTTTGGGGCTAGCAGTGAGCTAGCTCATAGCCAACCAATTTGTGTGGGAGCCAAGGTTGCGAGTGTGGAATCCCAATAAGGTATGAAACTTAGATCCAACATCAGAAAATATGAACTTCTGGTGTAGGTTTATATAGCTTTAAACTCCAAATATAAATAGTTAGCTTTTTGGGTGTAGTTCTCTAAAGTTTTATATCACTTCCCTACATACATATCccatacataattttaatttccgCAAGGAAAATGTTACTAACCGCTAAATTTGAATTGCTTTAGCGAAAATCTTCAAATAAGCCTGAAACTTTGAAGGGTGTTAAACACCATTTGTGCATAATTGAATAATTCTATAGGTTTGGTATATGGTCACATTGTCACAACCCTGTGAATGACTCTATATCATTTCAAGGATACAAAACAAACCTGTAATATATGATTTTCATGTTACTCTGCATATTCTCAGCATTGAAAGTGTGCAACTCATTAGCAGCCTCACTTGATTTCTTTCCGGATGCACCCGAATCACCATGCCCCGCCATGTTTTCCACCTAGTTGATAACCaaaaaagtgagagaaaaattaAGTGAACAAACCATCTATAAACTATATGTAAATTACTATCATAACGTAGATTCACAGTTTACAAAAGTTCcacttcaaataaaaaattcatacatAAGAGAAACCCTTAACCctaaatgtataataaaaaaagctGAAGGGAAGAACTCTGGATAAAGAAAAGCCTTAGATTAAACTTGTGCATACAAGAAACACGTCAGAACAACAGCAATCATAATTCAGTAAACCTCATTACAGATGCATCAATCATAACATGAAAAGctcactcaaaatttaaattcaaaagcaACACAAAACCAGAGCACAATTGTTATATCACCATTACAGCTCTAAAGTCCAAACATTAAACACAAAAGCGAATCACAGATAAATTTCAGAGCCCGCTGAACCTGTGAATCAATCAAAGCACCATAGGAAAAAAATCTAAAGCACATCAAAACGACATGCAAAAGGCACAGCTAACGCACTTTAAAACCTAAACTTGGCCAAAGCACTCCGAATTTCTTACTTGCAACAAAGTTCAACCGATTATTCAAACATAAACTATGAAATAGAtctgaaagttttaaaattttagattcagTGAAAAGCAAATCAGCTcagaaaaaacagaaacaacaaaataaaatatgcaaaaagataataagatcataattcataataaacaaacaaacaaatcttTACCCAAACAATCGGAGAAGACGAAACGAGACTTGCTACTGAAAACAGACTCTCCGTGttagaaatataatatatatatatgtgtgtatgtgtgtgtattgtAACCATCGCATACGAGCTTGGGCCTTTTGATTAAGATCCATTGTGCTTGGTTTCCATTTTGGCCCATATCGTGAAAATACTACAATGGGCCAAATAGGTGCATTATTTGTTTGGATTAAAAGGGGTCGCCGTCGTCGGCGTCCAACgctttcctcttcttcttctcaattGAGTCCTCGCAGTGTGTCTTGAAAGGATTTGATTCATGAGGTACGCAATCCTTCGGTTTAGCTTAGGAGTTCTTGAATTCAAGTTCTGAGCTTTAaatgttttttgtttctttaaataaataatgtactTGAAGGAAGGGTGTTCTTTACTGTTAAAAGTTCATAAACCTTCAATTCCTTTTGTACTAAACACAAACCCAATTCTGAACCCTAAtgatattaacaaaaatgaTGACCAAACCCAGAAAAAGCAAACCCATGTTGAAGAATTTCAAGTGATCAACAGATTAAAACAAGAACCCAACATTGCACTAGCTTTAAACTACTTCAAATCAGTTGCTAACTCAAACTCATTCAAGCACACCCCTTTAACGTACCAACTTATGATTGAGAAACTTGGCCAAAAGTGTGAAATAGATGCAGTTCAGTATCTTTTGCAACAGATGAAGCTAGAAGGAATTAGCTGCTCTGAGGATACTTTTATTAGTGTTATAAGTTGTTATCGGCGATTGGGGTTGGCTGAGCAAGCGTTGAAGATGTTTTATAGGATAAAGGAATTTGGGTGCAAGCCGAGTGTTAagatttataatcatattttggaTGCATTACTTTGTGAGAATAGGTTTTTGATGATTAATccgatatataataatatgaaaagagATAAGATGGAGCCGAATGTGTTTACGTATAATATTCTTTTGAAGGCGTTGTGTAAGAATAATAGGATTGATGGTGCTTGTAAATTGCTTGCTGAGATGGCGAACAAGGGGTGTTTGCCTGATGCGGTGAGTTTTACTACTATAGTGTCCTCAATGTGTAAGGCTTGTAAGCTGGAGGAAGCAAGGGAGCTTGCATTGAAATTTGAGCCTATTGTGAGTGTTTATAATGCTTTGGTTAATGGGTTCTGTAAAGAATGCAAAATTAAGGAGGCCTTTTTACTGTTAGATGAGATGGTGGGAAGGGGACTTGATCCAAATGTCATCACATATTCAACAATTATCAATTCTTTGTCTGATATTGGGAATGTTGAACTGTCTCTTGCTGTAATAGGTCGGATGTTTGTGAGAGGGTGTAGTCCTAATATCCATAGCTTTACTTCCTTGCTGAAGGGCTATTTACTTGGAAGAAGATTGTATGAAGCTCTTGACTTGTGGAAGCGAATGGCTAGAGAAGGATTTGTGCCTAATGTTGTTGCTTATAATACCCTAATACATGGTCTATGCACCAATGGGAATATGGATGAGGCTGTATCCGTGTCCTATGAGATGGAGGGAAAGGGCTGCCCCCCAAATGTGACTACATATAGTGCTCTAATTGATGGATTTGCAAAAGCTGGAAATTTGGTTGCTGCATCTGAAACATGGAACAGGATGATAAGTAATGGTTGCTCTCCTAATGTTGTGGCATATACCTGCATGGTGGGCATACTTTGtcataattatatgtttaaccAAGCTCATTCTCTAATTGAAAAAATGGCTCTGGAAAATTGTCCTCCTAATACAATAACTTTCAATTCATTTATCAAAGGATTATGTGGCTGTGGAAGAGAAGAGTGGGCAATGGAAATCCTTGATCAAATGAAACAATATGGGTGTTCGCCTAATATCACAACTTATAATGAACTGCTGGATGGTCTTCTAAAAGCAAACAGATTAAGAGAAGCTTTTGAACTTGTCATGGACATAGAAGAAAGTGGGATTGAGCTTAATATTGTGTCTTATAATACCATATTGCATGGGTTTTGCCATGCTGGTATGCTGGATGAGGCTTTCAAGTTTGTGGGGAAAATGCTGGTAGGAGGGGTAAAACCAGATGCTATCACATTTAACATATTGATTTATGCCTACTGCAGGCAGGGTAAGGTTGGGGCTGCTATTCAACTTTTGGATGAAATTAAAGCTCAACGAGAGTGGAATCCAGACATAATCTCATACACTAGTGTCTTATGGGGAATCTGTAATTGGGCTGGTATAGATGAGGCCTTCATTTATCTTCAGAAGATGTTACATGAAGGGGTCTGTCCTAACATTGCCACATGGAATGTGTTGGTTAGGTGTTTGTTTAGCAACTTAGGTCATTTGGTGCCATTTTATATTCTGGATGATATTATGGCTCACCAGTAAGACACTTCATTGTTCCTCCAGAAGTGCAGCAGTCAAACAGATAGATCGGCCACTATTAGTAAAATGCAACAgatgtttgtattttttgttgCATGTTGGATTTCTGAGAGGTCTTGTTGTTGGGCTTACAATTGGCACGACCATTATAGAGAAGGCAGAGAAACAACATCACGCAGTTCTAGTCTGATACATGGCAAGCAATTATATAGCaagaatttttatattcaaacacaAATCCTCTTCAGACTTGTAATctctttcttctaatttttatgTTGCAGACAAAACCGTGTGTGAAGTAGAGAGGGCACACGCATTTGCTAGCTCTTAATTGCTATGATTCCAAACAAGCTACATGGATCAGGTGTGTGCCAGATTGTCAATTTAAACCTTTTCCCTTGCTGATCTCTGATTATTTCATCAGTTTAATGACTTAATCACATACGCTCCACTGAATTGAAGAAATCGTAATGTTAAGAGATCTTCTATGATTCTGGGTGAACTCGTCCCATTTCTTGCATGCAGCCAGTTCAATGATTCACAACCACCTTGTGATCTGCGGCATGGTTAACAGGCACAGATTCtgttgtttaaaattaaatctcaaGAATAGGTTCATTCTGATTTGCTATAGCAGTTTGTAACAGTCTGATAGGCTGCCCGCCCTAAAAGATTGTCTACATTTGTGTGTAGGAATTGTAACATAAATTATAGCTCAGTTGTTGTCGCCATTCATTGTCTGGTTTAATGCACAATTTCAACTTTGTAGTTGTGTGCCTTGGAACTCTATGAAGATGGACCTCATTGATTTAAAAATCCTGCAGCAAAGAATCACAGAATAGATTCTCCCGCATTTTATGTGGTCTATTGTTATGATCAGTAAGAGATTAGCAATTTCTTAAAATGATCCTGcattgctttttttcttttttctcggTAAGTAaggtattattattaatatagagttaatttatgttaaaattatgacGTCTTGTTCAACTTTTTGAGATGCTCCAATTTAATGCCTTTTTAAAAGGCTTCAAACCCAAAAATGTTAGAGTGGATTTGAGCCGCGCTTAATGAGTTTTGAAGAATATAAACTCAAGCACGAGCTCAATATGTTGGATGGTGCTTGAGCATGGCTCACATGGGTTCAATACTGTAGATATAAGCTCGAGCTCATGTAAGCCAAGCTTGATATTAAAATGTCGTAGTTTCATTTTGTTTACATAATGTAACATAGACAATATGATGttttaaattgatcaaaataatgttttatttatttatgtaatttgttTGTGAATCTATTGAGCCAAACACTTCCAtggctcgagtttgagctcaataGTGTTACATACCCATGACTCGAGCTTGATTCAGGTTCAAACAAGATGAGCCAACTTTACGGAGAGACATCTCAGAGTACAAATACTCACAGGAGGACGCAAATTTCTTCAGTCTTACTTCATTGGCAAATTAGCACTGACATTAgcataaaaaagagaaaaaatgaaccAAAGTGAACAGATTCCATGcttattttttccaaaaaacaCTTCTTCTATGCTTTTATTCTTCAAGTAGTTTGGTGCGTAAATGAGATTTTGCTATACGTCCATTTCCACCCTTTGGAAAGAAGCCTCCAGGGGAACTTTCATCACTACTTCCATATACAATTCTCAGAATTTCCTCTGGAGTTCTGTGGAATGCAACGTAAAATTCATCACCAGCTAGCACATTGCCTGTAAGTTTCCCTAGATCACCCTGGGACTTTGTTGCAATATTCTGAAATTCTGTTTCTGATTCAGCTACTGTTATACCATATGGATGCACCTTCTCTGTTGCATGTTCATACAACAATGCTCTAATGACTGCATTTTGCCCAGATTCAACACATAAAAGCCCTGCAACAAGCTGAACAGAAACCACACAAAGTTGAAAAAGAACTAAGCCAAAGTGTAGTTCTTATTGAAGGTGGCCAAGAATGTGAATTTTGGACTTTGCCCTTTTGGAATCAGCCCCTTGGAGTTTAGGAATTGCACCAACATATCCAGTGAGACCAACATAAGGAATCATTTAAGATGCAATGAGACAATTGGTGCTGTTACTATAAGGATCAAAAGGAGGATTCAAAGGCTTTCCAAAAGCATTGTCTATCACTTTTGCAAATGATTTTGGACTTGAATCCAACAATGGCCTTGGAAATCCTTTTACTGTCTTCTTAATAGCCCTGCAGAAAAAATAACACTCAAATATAAACATGAAGAACATCAAACAGAAGGCATAAAACAAAAGCATTAAGAAAAGTGTATAACAACCTCAAGTGTCCAACTTCTTGCCATGCAAATTGCAACATTACATCTAGAGTGAAAGGGTCAAGATTGGCCATTTGGGCACCAGTGGGTGGAGGACCTCCCATAGTTAAGTTTGGAGCAACCTTGTCCAAGCCATAACCCAAAGCAGCATACAAGAAAAATTCAGCTTCTAAACACTCTAAATTCAGCGGAAACTTAAGGAGATCAACATCAGATTCTGGCACTGAAGTGGATGAATATGAGCCTGGAACAAGAAACAAGGCCAAAATGGCCATTGCCAAAAGAGTGAAAGAACTAGACATTGCCttaatctttttgtttcttattgAACTGTTTGGAGAGTTATTCAGTTACTGCGATAGGCAGACCTTTATATAATAGATCAGGAGGGACCTTATTTATGAAGATGGATTTGGTTTTATGTCTCTAGATTATGGATATCACAGTTTACATGGAAAGtgctttatatttttaaatgcaGGAGAATCCAGGCATCGcatttaattacaataattaatgaTATTACCAATAATTGTTTATGTACGGAATAAAACAAAATGCAGCAagtttatctttcatttttgtGATATGTTTCTAACGAGTAGACTCAAGAGTtctttgatttatgaaaaaCCGAATAAAAAATGTAGAGTAATGCTAATTACAACAAGATATATCTCAATTTCATATTTGAGTGTCACTATATATATGGTTGGATACGAACCAAATCAGTTTAGTCTTGAAAGATGATTCAATTCAGTTTTAGTTCAACTTGAATTTAAGCTAAAAGAGTTGGCTTATCTTTTAGACTAGGTTAAAATCGAGTTAAAAGGAGTTTGGTTTGgtctagggctggactcgagccgagccagctcgagctcggcttggttgagcccgaaacgagctaaGCTtggccgagctcgagctggcttggtagatttttttaaaattttttttatacaaaacgacgtcgttttgaccaatatatattaaaaacgatgtcgtttttaTAACGAAAAACGAACCGAGCTGAGCTGAGCCGAGCCGAACTGGAACCCGAAACGAGCTGGCCTTAGCCAAgctcgagtcaagctcgagccgaactcgagccacccatatatgaaccgagccaagcttgagctggctgcgagccgagctcggctcgactctAATCCAACCCTAGTTTGGTCCAACTTGCAAGCGGAGGGGtggttcaatttggtttaaacaTTGGTTAATGACTTAATTCAGGTTATGTTAAACAATTGTttaaacgatatcgttttgtctattattggtaaaacaacattattttgtcaataagtcataaattcaagttaCAAGTTTGAACTATAAACTTAAGCCAAACTTGGGTTGTGTGACATCCTTGAGCAAATCTCACATTGGCAAAGCAAGAGAGAAATGttgaatttgtttgtatattccACATTGCTTGGGGATGAGAagattgaattggttaaatagtttgtaagCTTCTTAAACTATCAAGACACTTTATTTGTTGCaaaattcaaaagcaaaattatgaTGGACTATGTGTTCAAACTGGATAATATAGTAACAGTAGATCGGATTATCAGACTAAAGATGTTATAAATAGTAGGAGAGTTGCTTCGTGTATCCTCTTGAGTGAAAAAGTCGTTCCATATGTTCTTTTGAGTGATATGGGCAAACATCAGTGAGGACTTTGAGTCCCATAAGAAGGGgttgggggggagggggggtcATATGTGATACTTTTAGGCaaatctcacatcgacaaagcacgagagagatgttgggtgACCAATTTCATTCAAGCTGAACTCAAGCTACTCTTTATTTTGATTCGTTAAAATTATGATGTCTTGAATAACATTTTGAGATGCTCAAATTTAATGTGTTTTAAATGGTTTCAATCCCATAACTTTAGGGGTAGATTTGGACTAAGCTTGAGCCTAAGTTTGAACTCAATGAGCTTCGAAAGACATGAAtccaagctcaaactcaatatGACTGGTGATGCTTGAACTTGGTTTGCATAGATTCGCACTTATCGTTATGAGCTCAAGCCCATGAATCAAGCTCGatgaacttaagaaaacaacattgttttaactctaaattatatagcataacaatatcattttgCGTTGCTTACATAATTTAACACTAGGTCAAAATAACGTCCTTTTtttattggtcaaaacgacgttactttatttatatatgtgagACACTTGTAAACCTATTGAGCCAAACACCTTTATGGTTCAACCTTGACCCATAGTCActtattttaaactcaaacaagTCGTGTTGATAATCGAGCTCGGTTTGAATCCACCTTGTACAAAGACATTTCAAAATACCCAAAAGAGGACACAACTTACTCTAATCTTATTTGATTGGAACAATAAGCACTTTACATTAGCGTTAAAAAAGAGCAAAATTCAACCATGCTTATTATTTCCAAAAACACTGTTTCTATGCTCCTATTCTTTAAGTGGCCTGCTGTGTAAATAAGCTTCAGCTATATGTCCATTGCCACCCTCTGGAAAGAAGCCTCCAGGGGAACTTTCATCACCACTACCATATACAATTCTCAGAATTTCCTCCGGAGTTCTGTCATATGAAACTGAAAATTCATCACCAGCCAGCACATTACCTCTAATTTTCCTTTCAGCACCCATGTACTTTGCAACAATAAGCCCTTCATCTTTTGATCCTGACCTTCCAAGCTTATTTCTCAGTTCTGAAATTCTGTTTGTGAATTCAGCTACTGTTATATCATAGGGATGCACCTTCTCCAATGCTTTTTCATACAACAATGCTCTAATAACTGCATCTTGCCCAGATTCAACACCTAAAAGCCCTGCAACAAGCTGAGAGAAGCCACACAACGTACAAAAAAATTAGCCAAAGTTTTGTAATGGAAAGTGTCATTTTTATTGATAGTGGTCAAGTATGTGAATTTTGGACTTACCCTTTTTGAAACAGCTCCTTGGAGTTTAGGATTTGTACCGACATAGCCAGTGAGACCAACATAAGGAATCAGATAAGATGCAATGAGATAGTTGGTGCTACTACAATAAGGATCAAAAGGAGGATTCAAAGGCTTTCCAAAAGCATTGTTGATCACTTTTGCAAATGATTTTGGACTTAAATCTAACAATGGCCTTGGAAATCCTTTTACTGTATTCTTAATAGCCCtgcataaaaaataagagtcaAATTGAAACATGAAGAACATTAAACAGATGGCATAAAACAAAagcattataaaaatatatatactaacCGCAAGTGTCCAACTTCTTGCCATGCAAATTGCAAGATTAGATTTTTAGTGAAAGGGTCAAGCTTGGCCATTTGGGCACCAGTGGGGGGAGGACCTCCCATGGTTAAGTTAGGAGCAACCTTGTCCAAGCCAAAACCCAAAGCAGCATTCAAGAAAAACTCAGCTTCTAAATACTCTAAATTCAATGGAAACTCAAGGAGATCAACATCAGATTCTGGCACTGAAGTGGTTGAATATGAGCCTGGAACAAGAGACAAGGCCAAAATGGCCATTGCTGAAAGAGTGAAAGAACTAGACATTGCCACTGGCTTAATGTTAAAAGATTTGTGTGATTGTGCTGTTTCCTGTGCAAAGTACTGTTTATATAGAGCTCGAAGAGTGAAGTAGAGAAAAGAAAGTGTAGAGTGACACGTTGGAAGATGAAAATGTTTGGTCAGAACTTGAAAGTGCCACGTGGGTTTGATACAATCTGATCAGTTACAGCTTCTAAAGAAGAGGAGAATTAATAGGGTAGCTCAGAATTGTGTCATTAAGTGGGCATAGTCTTTGCATGGTAAGTTAGAAATATCGAAAAGGTAGAACCAAATTTGTCTTCATTTGATCGATGAATAAATGTTAGTATTGACTCAGTTTGTACTAAAGAAATGTGATCATAAGGGAAGCTAAATTTTAGCCATATCTTCTTGATGTGAGCACTGAATGAAACAGAATATAGGGCAAAgattaaaggagaaaaaatgaaagtaaaTGCAGAGAAAAAGATTGCACgaatataatatttctttatagCTGAAATGTAATAGTTGGAGCGATCGGGACAATTCTTCACATGGATTCTTCTTTtgtagccttttttttttttttttcctttttcaacaatttgtcattttttcggataataatatttatcagtCAAGTCAACTCAAATTCACTGTTATAAATTCTAATCTAAGCTTAAGCTAATCCTTGTTTGGACTTGAATCCATCtaaaatcaaatagaaaactaataatGTATGTCATTACCATGTACCAAATATAACGTGTCCATAATATTTTATACCAATTCACAGTACAAGTTTTGAGTATGATGCATGAGAAGATGGTAAGatacatgaaaatttttataaaaatggatTGGCTTTGGGTGCAAGAAGTGataatcttatattttcaaatcaatttgttTGTCCGGTTCCTGAGGATTTGCTCATCATATACAGCTTATATAAATGTCAGCAAAATCCAGAAAATAACACAAATCATTTTCCTTGGGAAACAACTGATTCGATACAACCAGTAGATTTAGAGATCAAAATGCATAAATTCAACAGCTATAATTCAATTCTCATGCACACTTATACATAGCAACAGACTGTAATTGTTCATCTACAATAGATAATATCAATATAGccaaaaactaaaacaacaaTAGTCTATTATCTAATCACTTTCTCAGCTTTAAGATTTCTTCTCCCTATGGTACTTGCATTagttgatttattattattttctttttcattatcattatctATGTTGACAATAACAAAACCATCTTCAGCTTCGTCATAGCCATCCACCTCTTCACCTTCGCCATCCCACATTTCATCAAAATCTTCATTGTCGTAGGCATCATCATAATCCAAGTCCTCATCACCGTCATAACCTTGCATATCTGCACGCAAGGTGTGGAACTCAGGGGGCGGAGGGCAATCCTTAGTAATAGCATTGTCCCTCTTTATCACAAGGTGCCGAATGACTCTTTCATCTTTGTCTAGCATGGTCTTAAACTCATTAATATATTTGGCTTCTAACTCAAAGTTCATCAAGAAGTAGTGGGCATTCTTGGCTTTCTGTATTTTGTATGCCAGTCTTCGGAGACCCCAGTCATTAAATCTCCATACCTTGCCTTTCTTCTCCCTTAAAAAATCTGCAATAAGTATTTCATGATTATATGGAACTTgatcaagaaataaaaaagcaa contains:
- the LOC123220936 gene encoding pentatricopeptide repeat-containing protein At3g48810, translated to MYLKEGCSLLLKVHKPSIPFVLNTNPILNPNDINKNDDQTQKKQTHVEEFQVINRLKQEPNIALALNYFKSVANSNSFKHTPLTYQLMIEKLGQKCEIDAVQYLLQQMKLEGISCSEDTFISVISCYRRLGLAEQALKMFYRIKEFGCKPSVKIYNHILDALLCENRFLMINPIYNNMKRDKMEPNVFTYNILLKALCKNNRIDGACKLLAEMANKGCLPDAVSFTTIVSSMCKACKLEEARELALKFEPIVSVYNALVNGFCKECKIKEAFLLLDEMVGRGLDPNVITYSTIINSLSDIGNVELSLAVIGRMFVRGCSPNIHSFTSLLKGYLLGRRLYEALDLWKRMAREGFVPNVVAYNTLIHGLCTNGNMDEAVSVSYEMEGKGCPPNVTTYSALIDGFAKAGNLVAASETWNRMISNGCSPNVVAYTCMVGILCHNYMFNQAHSLIEKMALENCPPNTITFNSFIKGLCGCGREEWAMEILDQMKQYGCSPNITTYNELLDGLLKANRLREAFELVMDIEESGIELNIVSYNTILHGFCHAGMLDEAFKFVGKMLVGGVKPDAITFNILIYAYCRQGKVGAAIQLLDEIKAQREWNPDIISYTSVLWGICNWAGIDEAFIYLQKMLHEGVCPNIATWNVLVRCLFSNLGHLVPFYILDDIMAHQ
- the LOC123220068 gene encoding uncharacterized protein LOC123220068, encoding MSLWSIPNLPSKKMDSLLHTSSAIYQATKLPKASLDKRNNSFPSFPRKSVIVGAKKSGKKNPNKEDTHSFFAKTGEDSLFFPEAVLLKEKKVQEDGRVLPEFADAEQEEFYEFLNLQLQSEVPVDRMRHYEVVYLIHEKHAEGVGSVNEKVQDFLREKKGKVWRFNDWGLRRLAYKIQKAKNAHYFLMNFELEAKYINEFKTMLDKDERVIRHLVIKRDNAITKDCPPPPEFHTLRADMQGYDGDEDLDYDDAYDNEDFDEMWDGEGEEVDGYDEAEDGFVIVNIDNDNEKENNNKSTNASTIGRRNLKAEKVIR
- the LOC123220937 gene encoding ER membrane protein complex subunit 6 isoform X2, which produces MVTIHTHTHIYIYYISNTESLFSVASLVSSSPIVWVENMAGHGDSGASGKKSSEAANELHTFNAENMQSNMKIIYYSRTFLSIIGGAIAGILGFTGLTGFIFYFLIMAMASIGLITKAKFSVHLYFDSWNRILLDGFTGGLMSFVLFWTFAYDIVHIF
- the LOC123220937 gene encoding ER membrane protein complex subunit 6 isoform X1, whose protein sequence is MVTIHTHTHIYIYYISNTESLFSVASLVSSSPIVWVENMAGHGDSGASGKKSSEAANELHTFNAENMQSNMKIIYYSRTFLSIIGGAIAGILGFTGLTGFIFYFLIMAMASIGLITKAKFSVHLYFDSWNRILLDGFTGGLMLFLLNTKTRFAYDIVHIF
- the LOC123221825 gene encoding desiccation-related protein PCC13-62-like; translated protein: MSSSFTLSAMAILALSLVPGSYSTTSVPESDVDLLEFPLNLEYLEAEFFLNAALGFGLDKVAPNLTMGGPPPTGAQMAKLDPFTKNLILQFAWQEVGHLRAIKNTVKGFPRPLLDLSPKSFAKVINNAFGKPLNPPFDPYCSSTNYLIASYLIPYVGLTGYVGTNPKLQGAVSKRLVAGLLGVESGQDAVIRALLYEKALEKVHPYDITVAEFTNRISELRNKLGRSGSKDEGLIVAKYMGAERKIRGNVLAGDEFSVSYDRTPEEILRIVYGSGDESSPGGFFPEGGNGHIAEAYLHSRPLKE